One window from the genome of Elaeis guineensis isolate ETL-2024a chromosome 5, EG11, whole genome shotgun sequence encodes:
- the LOC105044698 gene encoding uncharacterized protein isoform X6, with protein MLPLMAEDAEERTSKRRKRMDDRRKLLTGEKVEVLYFDEGLLGSWHLGRVIGCGDCSRLIEYTNLLNDDQSSKLVESIAVSAAIEGASRTVPKYYRGQIRPLPPQYKIRGSDIIYGLCVDALVDDAWWEGVVFDHEAGSEERRVFFPDQGDQQIISVDRLRVTQEWDEVFGEWKPRGKWLLLQVLQAFEEDDGLPVSIREIWYDLRATCGFLEKIKGWTFGTQDVWHRLVSELIQVLWSVVSGTTVSEILPSDELINLPITSNNSLVDDVPCLERTNTQMDGTGMSGCLAGIINSVSSLEPCMSADLFWLGYTERLSQGKYDNGSCSQASQRDGVMEASGGVVSGGGPSRLCDPGEWNTKPESGPKAISDFISTYHTKSLPPYLRKRIHVTRQLAKAHLQAGGWQFRESSRGIKYYVSPDGTRYGSFIRACESWKAAEENADTQKVMICSGATDIPICDDQGNGSNRNFTCTDGKAVHGSASRAAGTWKLVQIDAEYCPEVIALYASGVESGMSRVRRSRPTNLKHENLRLKVKKHLLALGWKIEIKRDKVVRLRFSSPEGKTYYSLCQVCCDLLKGNKKAGQECSADDDLEGNCSSQKRNVSSPAKIHPEPMSLAGDTPVHSWSIKRKNHQIEHSTHAIALFEATEGVRKCNAQTEGSNFSEFVDSDELPDYRTIGAFSSGGYINHSEVNVNCASSGRLMEDNIIEDLKPEYLPEAMTDYDKYMESLKQNGKQDVDVKQLRLNVKKHLLYRGWHFWLKTKKTKQELCYDSPDGKSYHSLATACKAYLESECLENTNVNSFECMAKSKKIKADMTHSEFEHSVMKNEQCRLLSSSTAMASNRSQEASQILHEAEKDSGIYCNSSEFGELGFGKLQLRGVRKKRKRNSSFSFEVLHNRLLTNPSSHSSDGQQSKKRKGRQSFVRQGHRLGRSSSPRVLRSSARSRQLVASYSHQQSAKTVLSWLIDNNVVLPRQKVSYMHKRDGHAMKEGRINRDGIKCMCCRMVFSLAKFEAHAGSSTQRPSANILLQDGRSLLQCQMQMMHDNKTKDFPHVRLKGDYSHYQSDTICSVCQDGGTLMLCDHCPSSFHPSCVGLKDIPEGKWFCPSCRCAICGLSEYNCDMEKFTEKTMLYCDQCEQEYHVGCLREKRLQHLSHCPAGNWFCSKKCSKIFYHLHKFLGKSHLTSVEGLSWTLLRCCRENGGDLEKFDLETMAEHHSKLCIALDVLHECFVTMIEPRTKNDVVADLVFNKESELNRLNFWGFYTMLLERGDELISVATFRVYGEKVAEMPLVGTRIQYRRQGMCRLLMNELEKLLSSLGVQKLLLPAVPQLFETWTTSFGFTKMTSSDRLDLSEYTLLSFQDTTMCQKLLRRTAVLKEPRGNHNQLADISCKSEEQVDCDNYSITSEVAEMVEPIHKSPSLDAGLCALPTGDTREITYQMDAANCLPISSCKDTLVETLRDETNEQTTARQVRRQLCFSQNVSINYNGETSY; from the exons ATGTTGCCATTAATGGCGGAGGACGCCGAGGAGAGGACgagcaagaggaggaagaggatggaCGACCGAAGAAAGCTTCTCACCGGCGAGAAGGTCGAG GTTTTGTATTTCGATGAAGGGCTTCTTGGTTCTTGGCACTTGGGTAGGGTCATTGGTTGTGGTGATTGCTCCCGTCTTATTGAATATACCAATCTCTTAAACGATGATCAGAGTTCGAAACTCGTGGAATCGATTGCAGTATCAGCTGCTATAGAAGGTGCATCAAGGACAGTGCCCAAATATTACCGTGGCCAGATAAGACCTTTGCCACCTCAGTACAAGATTCGAGGATCTGATATCATATATGGGCTGTGTGTAGATGCTTTGGTGGATGATGCCTGGTGGGAAGGTGTAGTCTTCGATCATGAGGCGGGTTCTGAAGAAAGGAGGGTTTTCTTTCCAGATCAAGGGGACCAACAGATTATTTCTGTTGATCGGCTACGCGTCACCCAGGAGTGGGATGAAGTTTTTGGGGAATGGAAGCCTCGTGGCAAATGGCTGTTGCTTCAGGTTCTCCAGGCCTTTGAAGAGGACGACGGACTTCCTGTTTCAATCCGGGAGATATGGTATGACTTGAGAGCTACATGTGGTTTCTTGGAGAAAATTAAAGGATGGACTTTTGGAACACAAGATGTCTGGCACCGCTTGGTGTCTGAGTTAATACAAGTACTGTGGTCTGTTGTCAGTGGAACAACTGTCTCTGAAATACTTCCGTCTGACGAGTTAATCAATCTTCCCATTACTTCTAACAATTCACTGGTGGATGATGTTCCTTGTCTTGAACGTACCAATACCCAGATGGATGGCACAGGCATGAGTGGTTGCTTGGCTGGTATCATAAACAGTGTTTCCTCTCTAGAGCCATGTATGTCTGCTGATCTTTTTTGGCTTGGATATACTGAAAGGTTATCTCAAGGGAAGTATGATAATGGAAGTTGTTCTCAAGCATCCCAAAGAGATGGGGTCATGGAAGCTTCGGGTGGAGTGGTTTCTGGAGGAGGCCCTTCTCGATTATGTGATCCAGGTGAATGGAATACAAAACCTGAAAGTGGCCCTAAAGCTATATCGGACTTCATCTCAACATATCACACTAAATCTCTTCCTCCATATTTGAGAAAAAGAATTCATGTTACACGTCAGCTTGCAAAGGCTCATCTTCAAGCTGGAGGTTGGCAGTTCAGGGAAAGTTCTCGTGGAATCAAGTACTATGTTTCACCCGACGGAACCCGTTATGGATCTTTTATTAGAGCATGTGAATCATGGAAAGCAGCAGAAGAAAATGCAGATACTCAGAAAGTCATGATCTGTAGTGGTGCCACTGACATTCCAATATGTGATGATCAAGGAAATGGTTCCAATAGGAACTTCACATGCACGGACGGTAAAGCGGTGCATGGATCAGCCTCAAGAGCTGCTGGAACTTGGAAACTTGTGCAAATAGATGCTGAATATTGTCCTGAGGTCATAGCATTATATGCATCTGGAGTAGAAAGTGGAATGTCTCGGGTAAGAAGATCAAGACCAACCAATCTTAAACATGAAAATTTGAGGCTAAAAGTGAAGAAGCATCTTTTGGCTTTAGGTTGGAAGATTGAAATTAAAAGAGATAAGGTTGTAAGGCTTCGGTTCTCTTCGCCTGAGGGAAAGACCTATTACTCCCTTTGTCAGGTTTGTTGTGATTTGCTGAAGGGGAACAAGAAAGCGGGTCAGGAATGCAGCGCTGATGATGATCTAGAGGGAAACTGCTCGAGTCAAAAAAGAAATGTGAGTAGTCCTGCAAAGATTCATCCTGAACCAATGTCTTTGGCTGGAGACACTCCAGTGCATTCTTGGTCAATCAAAAGGAAAAACCATCAGATTGAGCATTCTACCCACGCTATTGCACTATTTGAAGCCACTGAAGGTGTGAGAAAATGCAATGCACAAACAGAGGGATCTAACTTTTCTGAATTTGTAGACTCTGATGAGCTTCCAGATTATCGCACCATTGGGGCATTTTCTTCAGGAGGTTATATAAACCACTCAGAAGTTAATGTTAATTGTGCTTCTTCGGGGAGATTAATGGAAGATAACATTATTGAAGATCTCAAACCGGAGTATTTACCAGAGGCAATGACTGACTATGACAAATACATGGAATCATTAAAGCAAAATGGCAAACAGGATGTAGATGTTAAACAGTTGAGATTAAATGTCAAAAAACATCTATTATACAGGGGATGGCACTTTTGGCTTAAAACCAAAAAAACAAAGCAGGAATTATGTTATGACTCACCGGATGGCAAATCCTATCATTCTCTTGCTACAGCCTGTAAAGCATATCTGGAATCTGAATGTCTTGAAAATACTAATGTGAATTCTTTTGAATGCATGGCAAAGAGCAAAAAAATTAAGGCCGATATGACTCATTCAGAATTTGAACATTCTGTCATGAAGAATGAGCAGTGTAGACTTCTCAGTTCTTCCACCGCAATGGCAAGCAACAGGTCACAGGAAGCTTCCCAGATATTGCATGAGGCTGAAAAAGATTCTGGAATTTATTGTAATTCGTCAGAATTTGGAGAACTCGGATTTGGTAAATTGCAATTGAGAGGAgttagaaagaagagaaaaagaaattcttcattttcttttgaaGTTTTACATAATAGGCTCTTGACTAACCCATCTAGCCACTCTTCTGATGGTCAACAGTCTAAGAAAAGAAAGGGACGCCAATCTTTTGTTAGGCAAGGTCATAGATTAGGCAGAAGTTCTTCACCACGTGTGCTACGGTCAAGTGCAAGATCACGACAGTTGGTGGCATCATATTCCCATCAGCAATCTGCTAAAACAGTTTTATCATGGCTGATTGACAATAATGTTGTATTACCAAGGCAGAAAGTAAGTTATATGCATAAAAGAGATGGTCATGCTATGAAAGAAGGCCGGATAAATCGAGATGGAATAAAGTGCATGTGTTGTCGTATGGTGTTTAGTCTTGCTAAGTTTGAGGCTCATGCTGGCAGCAGCACTCAACGGCCATCTGCCAATATACTTTTGCAAGATGGAAGGTCCTTGTTACAGTGTCAAATGCAGATGATGCATGATAATAAGACTAAAGATTTTCCACATGTAAGACTGAAGGGTGATTATTCTCACTACCAGAGTGACACAATATGCTCTGTCTGTCAAGATGGGGGCACGTTAATGCTATGTGACCATTGTCCATCATCATTTCATCCAAGCTGTGTTGGTTTAAAG GATATCCCAGAAGGAAAATGGTTTTGTCCATCCTGTAGATGTGCCATATGTGGCCTAAGTGAGTACAATTGTGACATGGAGAAATTTACAGAGAAAACAATGTTGTACTGTGATCAGTGTGAGCAAGAAT ATCATGTGGGCTGCTTGAGAGAAAAGCGATTGCAGCATCTAAGTCATTGTCCAGCTGGGAATTGGTTTTGCAGCAAGAAATGCTCAAAG ATTTTCTATCATCTTCACAAATTTCTTGGGAAATCTCACCTAACATCTGTTGAAGGTTTATCGTGGACACTTTTGAGATGCTGTAGAGAAAATGGTGGTGACcttgaaaaatttgatcttgagacaATGGCTGAGCATCATAGCAAGTTGTGTATTGCACTTGATGTTCTGCATGAATGTTTTGTTACTATGATTGAACCTCGCACCAAGAATGATGTTGTTGCTGATCTTGTTTTCAATAAAGA GTCAGAACTTAACCGACTGAACTTTTGGGGATTTTACACTATGCTCCTGGAGAGGGGAGATGAGCTGATTTCAGTGGCTACATTCAG GGTCTACGGTGAAAAGGTTGCAGAAATGCCTTTAGTTGGTACTCGAATTCAATATCGACGGCAGGGAATGTGCCGCCTGCTAATGAATGAACTAGAGAAG TTGCTTTCTTCATTAGGAGTACAAAAACTACTCTTACCGGCAGTTCCTCAGCTTTTTGAAACATGGACAACTTCCTTTGGGTTTACTAAGATGACCAGTTCTGACAGATTAGACTTATCAGAGTACACCCTTCTCAGTTTTCAAGATACTACAATGTGCCAAAAGCTATTAAGGAGAACTGCAGTTTTGAAAGAACCAAGAG GAAATCATAATCAATTGGCAGATATATCCTGCAAAAGTGAAGAGCAAGTAGATTGTGACAATTACAGCATTACTTCTGAGGTTGCAGAGATGGTGGAGCCAATCCATAAATCACCATCACTTGATGCGGGTCTATGTGCTTTGCCAACTGGAGATACCAGGGAGATCACTTATCAAATGGATGCTGCAAATTGTCTTCCAATCAGTAGCTGTAAAGATACATTAGTTGAGACACTCCGAGATGAAACAAATGAGCAGACAACAGCAAg GCAAGTGCGAAGACAACTGTGTTTTAGTCAGAACGTCTCCATCAACTATAATG GAGAAACCAGTTACTGA
- the LOC105044698 gene encoding uncharacterized protein isoform X1, with protein MLPLMAEDAEERTSKRRKRMDDRRKLLTGEKVEVLYFDEGLLGSWHLGRVIGCGDCSRLIEYTNLLNDDQSSKLVESIAVSAAIEGASRTVPKYYRGQIRPLPPQYKIRGSDIIYGLCVDALVDDAWWEGVVFDHEAGSEERRVFFPDQGDQQIISVDRLRVTQEWDEVFGEWKPRGKWLLLQVLQAFEEDDGLPVSIREIWYDLRATCGFLEKIKGWTFGTQDVWHRLVSELIQVLWSVVSGTTVSEILPSDELINLPITSNNSLVDDVPCLERTNTQMDGTGMSGCLAGIINSVSSLEPCMSADLFWLGYTERLSQGKYDNGSCSQASQRDGVMEASGGVVSGGGPSRLCDPGEWNTKPESGPKAISDFISTYHTKSLPPYLRKRIHVTRQLAKAHLQAGGWQFRESSRGIKYYVSPDGTRYGSFIRACESWKAAEENADTQKVMICSGATDIPICDDQGNGSNRNFTCTDGKAVHGSASRAAGTWKLVQIDAEYCPEVIALYASGVESGMSRVRRSRPTNLKHENLRLKVKKHLLALGWKIEIKRDKVVRLRFSSPEGKTYYSLCQVCCDLLKGNKKAGQECSADDDLEGNCSSQKRNVSSPAKIHPEPMSLAGDTPVHSWSIKRKNHQIEHSTHAIALFEATEGVRKCNAQTEGSNFSEFVDSDELPDYRTIGAFSSGGYINHSEVNVNCASSGRLMEDNIIEDLKPEYLPEAMTDYDKYMESLKQNGKQDVDVKQLRLNVKKHLLYRGWHFWLKTKKTKQELCYDSPDGKSYHSLATACKAYLESECLENTNVNSFECMAKSKKIKADMTHSEFEHSVMKNEQCRLLSSSTAMASNRSQEASQILHEAEKDSGIYCNSSEFGELGFGKLQLRGVRKKRKRNSSFSFEVLHNRLLTNPSSHSSDGQQSKKRKGRQSFVRQGHRLGRSSSPRVLRSSARSRQLVASYSHQQSAKTVLSWLIDNNVVLPRQKVSYMHKRDGHAMKEGRINRDGIKCMCCRMVFSLAKFEAHAGSSTQRPSANILLQDGRSLLQCQMQMMHDNKTKDFPHVRLKGDYSHYQSDTICSVCQDGGTLMLCDHCPSSFHPSCVGLKDIPEGKWFCPSCRCAICGLSEYNCDMEKFTEKTMLYCDQCEQEYHVGCLREKRLQHLSHCPAGNWFCSKKCSKIFYHLHKFLGKSHLTSVEGLSWTLLRCCRENGGDLEKFDLETMAEHHSKLCIALDVLHECFVTMIEPRTKNDVVADLVFNKESELNRLNFWGFYTMLLERGDELISVATFRVYGEKVAEMPLVGTRIQYRRQGMCRLLMNELEKLLSSLGVQKLLLPAVPQLFETWTTSFGFTKMTSSDRLDLSEYTLLSFQDTTMCQKLLRRTAVLKEPRGNHNQLADISCKSEEQVDCDNYSITSEVAEMVEPIHKSPSLDAGLCALPTGDTREITYQMDAANCLPISSCKDTLVETLRDETNEQTTARIPSVVAGKCEDNCVLVRTSPSTIMEKPVTDVKYKFSGKCYERNGKTGASRVPLVSSIDVRNTCNFKFIYQRRTLTHSKLISILFCHAL; from the exons ATGTTGCCATTAATGGCGGAGGACGCCGAGGAGAGGACgagcaagaggaggaagaggatggaCGACCGAAGAAAGCTTCTCACCGGCGAGAAGGTCGAG GTTTTGTATTTCGATGAAGGGCTTCTTGGTTCTTGGCACTTGGGTAGGGTCATTGGTTGTGGTGATTGCTCCCGTCTTATTGAATATACCAATCTCTTAAACGATGATCAGAGTTCGAAACTCGTGGAATCGATTGCAGTATCAGCTGCTATAGAAGGTGCATCAAGGACAGTGCCCAAATATTACCGTGGCCAGATAAGACCTTTGCCACCTCAGTACAAGATTCGAGGATCTGATATCATATATGGGCTGTGTGTAGATGCTTTGGTGGATGATGCCTGGTGGGAAGGTGTAGTCTTCGATCATGAGGCGGGTTCTGAAGAAAGGAGGGTTTTCTTTCCAGATCAAGGGGACCAACAGATTATTTCTGTTGATCGGCTACGCGTCACCCAGGAGTGGGATGAAGTTTTTGGGGAATGGAAGCCTCGTGGCAAATGGCTGTTGCTTCAGGTTCTCCAGGCCTTTGAAGAGGACGACGGACTTCCTGTTTCAATCCGGGAGATATGGTATGACTTGAGAGCTACATGTGGTTTCTTGGAGAAAATTAAAGGATGGACTTTTGGAACACAAGATGTCTGGCACCGCTTGGTGTCTGAGTTAATACAAGTACTGTGGTCTGTTGTCAGTGGAACAACTGTCTCTGAAATACTTCCGTCTGACGAGTTAATCAATCTTCCCATTACTTCTAACAATTCACTGGTGGATGATGTTCCTTGTCTTGAACGTACCAATACCCAGATGGATGGCACAGGCATGAGTGGTTGCTTGGCTGGTATCATAAACAGTGTTTCCTCTCTAGAGCCATGTATGTCTGCTGATCTTTTTTGGCTTGGATATACTGAAAGGTTATCTCAAGGGAAGTATGATAATGGAAGTTGTTCTCAAGCATCCCAAAGAGATGGGGTCATGGAAGCTTCGGGTGGAGTGGTTTCTGGAGGAGGCCCTTCTCGATTATGTGATCCAGGTGAATGGAATACAAAACCTGAAAGTGGCCCTAAAGCTATATCGGACTTCATCTCAACATATCACACTAAATCTCTTCCTCCATATTTGAGAAAAAGAATTCATGTTACACGTCAGCTTGCAAAGGCTCATCTTCAAGCTGGAGGTTGGCAGTTCAGGGAAAGTTCTCGTGGAATCAAGTACTATGTTTCACCCGACGGAACCCGTTATGGATCTTTTATTAGAGCATGTGAATCATGGAAAGCAGCAGAAGAAAATGCAGATACTCAGAAAGTCATGATCTGTAGTGGTGCCACTGACATTCCAATATGTGATGATCAAGGAAATGGTTCCAATAGGAACTTCACATGCACGGACGGTAAAGCGGTGCATGGATCAGCCTCAAGAGCTGCTGGAACTTGGAAACTTGTGCAAATAGATGCTGAATATTGTCCTGAGGTCATAGCATTATATGCATCTGGAGTAGAAAGTGGAATGTCTCGGGTAAGAAGATCAAGACCAACCAATCTTAAACATGAAAATTTGAGGCTAAAAGTGAAGAAGCATCTTTTGGCTTTAGGTTGGAAGATTGAAATTAAAAGAGATAAGGTTGTAAGGCTTCGGTTCTCTTCGCCTGAGGGAAAGACCTATTACTCCCTTTGTCAGGTTTGTTGTGATTTGCTGAAGGGGAACAAGAAAGCGGGTCAGGAATGCAGCGCTGATGATGATCTAGAGGGAAACTGCTCGAGTCAAAAAAGAAATGTGAGTAGTCCTGCAAAGATTCATCCTGAACCAATGTCTTTGGCTGGAGACACTCCAGTGCATTCTTGGTCAATCAAAAGGAAAAACCATCAGATTGAGCATTCTACCCACGCTATTGCACTATTTGAAGCCACTGAAGGTGTGAGAAAATGCAATGCACAAACAGAGGGATCTAACTTTTCTGAATTTGTAGACTCTGATGAGCTTCCAGATTATCGCACCATTGGGGCATTTTCTTCAGGAGGTTATATAAACCACTCAGAAGTTAATGTTAATTGTGCTTCTTCGGGGAGATTAATGGAAGATAACATTATTGAAGATCTCAAACCGGAGTATTTACCAGAGGCAATGACTGACTATGACAAATACATGGAATCATTAAAGCAAAATGGCAAACAGGATGTAGATGTTAAACAGTTGAGATTAAATGTCAAAAAACATCTATTATACAGGGGATGGCACTTTTGGCTTAAAACCAAAAAAACAAAGCAGGAATTATGTTATGACTCACCGGATGGCAAATCCTATCATTCTCTTGCTACAGCCTGTAAAGCATATCTGGAATCTGAATGTCTTGAAAATACTAATGTGAATTCTTTTGAATGCATGGCAAAGAGCAAAAAAATTAAGGCCGATATGACTCATTCAGAATTTGAACATTCTGTCATGAAGAATGAGCAGTGTAGACTTCTCAGTTCTTCCACCGCAATGGCAAGCAACAGGTCACAGGAAGCTTCCCAGATATTGCATGAGGCTGAAAAAGATTCTGGAATTTATTGTAATTCGTCAGAATTTGGAGAACTCGGATTTGGTAAATTGCAATTGAGAGGAgttagaaagaagagaaaaagaaattcttcattttcttttgaaGTTTTACATAATAGGCTCTTGACTAACCCATCTAGCCACTCTTCTGATGGTCAACAGTCTAAGAAAAGAAAGGGACGCCAATCTTTTGTTAGGCAAGGTCATAGATTAGGCAGAAGTTCTTCACCACGTGTGCTACGGTCAAGTGCAAGATCACGACAGTTGGTGGCATCATATTCCCATCAGCAATCTGCTAAAACAGTTTTATCATGGCTGATTGACAATAATGTTGTATTACCAAGGCAGAAAGTAAGTTATATGCATAAAAGAGATGGTCATGCTATGAAAGAAGGCCGGATAAATCGAGATGGAATAAAGTGCATGTGTTGTCGTATGGTGTTTAGTCTTGCTAAGTTTGAGGCTCATGCTGGCAGCAGCACTCAACGGCCATCTGCCAATATACTTTTGCAAGATGGAAGGTCCTTGTTACAGTGTCAAATGCAGATGATGCATGATAATAAGACTAAAGATTTTCCACATGTAAGACTGAAGGGTGATTATTCTCACTACCAGAGTGACACAATATGCTCTGTCTGTCAAGATGGGGGCACGTTAATGCTATGTGACCATTGTCCATCATCATTTCATCCAAGCTGTGTTGGTTTAAAG GATATCCCAGAAGGAAAATGGTTTTGTCCATCCTGTAGATGTGCCATATGTGGCCTAAGTGAGTACAATTGTGACATGGAGAAATTTACAGAGAAAACAATGTTGTACTGTGATCAGTGTGAGCAAGAAT ATCATGTGGGCTGCTTGAGAGAAAAGCGATTGCAGCATCTAAGTCATTGTCCAGCTGGGAATTGGTTTTGCAGCAAGAAATGCTCAAAG ATTTTCTATCATCTTCACAAATTTCTTGGGAAATCTCACCTAACATCTGTTGAAGGTTTATCGTGGACACTTTTGAGATGCTGTAGAGAAAATGGTGGTGACcttgaaaaatttgatcttgagacaATGGCTGAGCATCATAGCAAGTTGTGTATTGCACTTGATGTTCTGCATGAATGTTTTGTTACTATGATTGAACCTCGCACCAAGAATGATGTTGTTGCTGATCTTGTTTTCAATAAAGA GTCAGAACTTAACCGACTGAACTTTTGGGGATTTTACACTATGCTCCTGGAGAGGGGAGATGAGCTGATTTCAGTGGCTACATTCAG GGTCTACGGTGAAAAGGTTGCAGAAATGCCTTTAGTTGGTACTCGAATTCAATATCGACGGCAGGGAATGTGCCGCCTGCTAATGAATGAACTAGAGAAG TTGCTTTCTTCATTAGGAGTACAAAAACTACTCTTACCGGCAGTTCCTCAGCTTTTTGAAACATGGACAACTTCCTTTGGGTTTACTAAGATGACCAGTTCTGACAGATTAGACTTATCAGAGTACACCCTTCTCAGTTTTCAAGATACTACAATGTGCCAAAAGCTATTAAGGAGAACTGCAGTTTTGAAAGAACCAAGAG GAAATCATAATCAATTGGCAGATATATCCTGCAAAAGTGAAGAGCAAGTAGATTGTGACAATTACAGCATTACTTCTGAGGTTGCAGAGATGGTGGAGCCAATCCATAAATCACCATCACTTGATGCGGGTCTATGTGCTTTGCCAACTGGAGATACCAGGGAGATCACTTATCAAATGGATGCTGCAAATTGTCTTCCAATCAGTAGCTGTAAAGATACATTAGTTGAGACACTCCGAGATGAAACAAATGAGCAGACAACAGCAAg GATTCCCAGTGTTGTTGCAGGCAAGTGCGAAGACAACTGTGTTTTAGTCAGAACGTCTCCATCAACTATAATG GAGAAACCAGTTACTGACGTCAAATACAAGTTTTCAGGAAAATGCTATGAGCGCAATGGCAAGACTGGTGCCAGCAGAGTGCCCTTGGTTAGCAGTATTGATGTCAGAAACACGTGCAACTTCAAGTTCATCTACCAGCGGAGGACATTGACACATAGCAAACTAATTTCAATCCTCTTTTGTCATGCTCTTTAG